From the Planktothrix tepida PCC 9214 genome, one window contains:
- a CDS encoding transglycosylase domain-containing protein gives MMTKTTDLSEPMEESQLPSRPKTDSTPSETEWETNPSNVSTQPVVMSSPMTTEPEIDETTPELVSESNSPEVAWHHRTLKRLNSEWVKLRQKLTSPNAEGKLWYRRPSVWIGVGVISVGGGALGYGAWQWYQIDQSLPQVSVNTMASFSRDGTITIKAANGDILMQTGPATREKLRLKQIPEKLVQAFISTEDVRFYDHDGVDYQGIVRAIGSNVLAGGVVEGGSTITQQLARIVYLNQEHSLIRKLKEAMVSWKIEDQMSKEDILERYLNLVYLGSGAYGVADAAYVYFSKSVNELTLSEMAMLAGLPPAPSQYSPLENPEAATKRRNIVLQRMQDAKVITAAEAQAAMQEPLNLKPSQPKRLLVKAPYFSSYVLKELPQYISKDAMAAGGLTVETSLDLKWQEAAEKTVKDAVELDGAGANFGQAALVSIEPKTGEVKAMVGGYQYKESEFNRVTQAQRQPGSTFKGLVYAAAIGAGFSPYDSYLDEPYKVDGYRPRNYGNKHYGWMSMSDALSRSINVIAVKVLVDVGFEPAIKLAKDMGIKSPLKPTYAMALGAYEVNLLELTNAYGTLADEGNYIPAHGVRRVLDQQGNIIYQAKFKPKQVLDKNSAAITTWMLEGVVNGGTGGAAALPDREVAGKTGTSEEARDLWFIGYIPQAVTGIWLGNDNNDPTWGASSSAAYSWGEFMGKVVEGMPVEKFPELPELEGRKGSIKAKPHEPNSIETGTKVAIEDGDPVQGSSGDGTYTNTAETYNNGYSDTGSYSDSNGYSSDGYYDNSSSGGNSEGYSSEGYSSEGSSSEGSSSDGYSSDGGYSEGSNNY, from the coding sequence ATGATGACCAAAACCACCGATTTGTCCGAACCAATGGAAGAATCTCAATTACCATCCCGACCTAAGACGGACTCAACTCCATCCGAAACCGAATGGGAGACTAACCCCAGTAACGTTTCAACCCAACCGGTTGTAATGTCATCCCCGATGACAACAGAACCTGAAATTGATGAAACTACCCCTGAATTGGTTTCTGAGTCTAATTCCCCGGAGGTCGCTTGGCATCATCGCACCTTGAAGCGGTTAAATTCAGAATGGGTGAAACTGCGACAGAAGCTGACATCCCCCAATGCTGAAGGGAAACTGTGGTATCGTCGTCCGAGTGTCTGGATTGGAGTTGGCGTAATTAGTGTCGGCGGTGGTGCGTTGGGTTATGGAGCTTGGCAATGGTATCAAATTGATCAAAGCTTACCCCAAGTTTCAGTAAATACGATGGCATCCTTTAGTCGGGATGGCACTATTACCATTAAAGCCGCGAATGGTGATATTTTAATGCAAACCGGGCCAGCAACACGGGAAAAACTGCGACTCAAACAAATTCCCGAAAAACTGGTACAAGCTTTTATTTCTACGGAAGATGTTCGTTTTTATGACCATGATGGAGTGGACTATCAAGGAATTGTTCGCGCCATTGGGTCTAATGTCTTAGCGGGGGGAGTGGTTGAAGGCGGAAGTACCATCACCCAACAGTTAGCCAGAATTGTGTATTTGAATCAAGAACATAGCCTCATCCGTAAACTCAAAGAGGCCATGGTGTCTTGGAAAATTGAAGATCAAATGAGTAAGGAAGATATCCTAGAACGCTATCTAAATTTAGTGTATTTGGGTTCAGGGGCTTACGGAGTAGCGGACGCAGCTTATGTTTATTTTAGTAAATCCGTGAATGAATTAACGTTGTCGGAAATGGCAATGTTAGCGGGTTTACCCCCCGCACCGAGTCAATATTCTCCCTTAGAAAATCCAGAGGCGGCGACGAAACGACGCAATATTGTTCTCCAACGAATGCAGGATGCTAAGGTGATCACGGCCGCCGAAGCACAAGCCGCGATGCAAGAACCGCTTAATCTTAAACCTAGTCAACCTAAACGGTTATTAGTGAAAGCTCCTTATTTTTCGAGTTATGTTCTCAAAGAACTCCCCCAATATATATCCAAAGATGCGATGGCAGCAGGGGGATTAACGGTTGAAACCAGTTTAGATTTAAAATGGCAAGAAGCCGCAGAAAAAACCGTTAAAGATGCGGTAGAACTTGATGGTGCTGGAGCTAATTTTGGTCAAGCTGCGTTAGTTTCTATTGAACCCAAAACCGGAGAAGTTAAGGCAATGGTCGGGGGATATCAATATAAAGAAAGTGAATTTAATCGGGTTACCCAAGCACAACGACAACCGGGATCAACCTTTAAAGGATTAGTTTATGCCGCAGCGATTGGGGCGGGTTTTTCCCCTTATGATAGTTATTTGGATGAACCTTATAAAGTCGATGGTTATCGTCCTCGAAATTATGGCAATAAACATTATGGCTGGATGTCGATGTCTGATGCCTTGAGTCGTTCTATTAATGTAATTGCTGTTAAAGTATTAGTGGATGTGGGGTTTGAACCTGCCATAAAATTAGCAAAAGATATGGGAATTAAATCTCCTTTAAAACCAACTTATGCCATGGCTTTAGGTGCTTATGAAGTTAATTTATTAGAATTAACCAATGCTTATGGAACTTTAGCTGATGAAGGCAATTATATTCCGGCTCATGGGGTTCGGCGAGTTTTAGATCAACAGGGAAATATCATTTATCAAGCTAAATTTAAACCCAAACAAGTTTTAGATAAAAATAGTGCTGCAATTACAACTTGGATGTTAGAAGGAGTTGTTAATGGCGGTACTGGAGGCGCAGCGGCGTTACCCGACCGAGAAGTGGCTGGTAAAACTGGAACCTCTGAAGAAGCGAGAGATTTATGGTTTATTGGGTATATTCCTCAAGCTGTAACCGGAATTTGGTTAGGAAATGATAATAATGATCCAACCTGGGGAGCTAGTAGTAGCGCGGCTTATAGTTGGGGGGAATTTATGGGAAAAGTTGTTGAAGGAATGCCTGTTGAAAAGTTCCCAGAATTGCCTGAATTAGAAGGACGAAAAGGCAGTATTAAAGCGAAACCCCATGAACCTAATAGCATAGAAACGGGAACTAAAGTTGCTATTGAAGACGGTGATCCAGTACAAGGTTCGAGTGGGGATGGCACCTATACTAACACGGCTGAAACTTACAATAACGGTTATTCAGATACGGGTTCCTATAGTGATAGCAACGGTTATTCTTCTGATGGATATTATGATAACTCCTCTTCTGGGGGAAATTCTGAGGGATATTCTTCCGAGGGCTATTCCTCTGAGGGTTCTTCCTCTGAGGGTTCTTCCTCCGATGGCTATTCCTCGGATGGGGGATATTCAGAAGGTTCCAATAATTACTAA
- a CDS encoding sirohydrochlorin chelatase translates to MTYNTELSIQPSNSTFPSLPLQRPLLLIGHGTRDTDGRETFLEFAQAYQQLDHSRPVVPCFLELTEPTIQEGIDRCIEQGYTELSALPLLLFAARHNKFDITNELDRAKQRHPQLTFHYGRHFGISPNILELLRSRLHQLEQPELNPLNISNSETVLLFVGRGASDPDANGDVYKLARILWEGSGYSTVETCFIGITHPRLEEGFRRARLYQPKRIIVLPYFLFTGVLVKKIFDITAQQQEQYPEIQMTCLPEMGIQQELLHLLREREIETQLGEVQMNCEMCKFRLAAISGNHHDHDGGHDHHHHHHHDHEHPSVDPYAKLEDYHQRIWNTP, encoded by the coding sequence ATGACTTATAACACAGAACTTTCCATTCAACCCTCAAACTCAACATTTCCGTCCTTACCTCTACAGCGTCCGTTATTACTCATTGGTCATGGAACCCGTGATACAGATGGACGAGAAACCTTTTTAGAATTTGCTCAAGCCTATCAACAATTAGATCATTCGCGTCCGGTGGTTCCTTGTTTTTTAGAATTAACAGAACCTACTATTCAAGAAGGAATTGATCGCTGTATTGAACAAGGTTATACGGAATTATCCGCCTTACCCTTATTATTATTTGCAGCGCGACATAATAAATTTGATATTACCAATGAGTTAGATCGAGCCAAACAACGACATCCGCAATTAACCTTTCATTATGGCCGACATTTTGGCATTAGTCCCAATATTTTAGAATTATTGCGATCGCGTTTACACCAATTAGAACAGCCCGAATTAAACCCTTTAAACATTTCCAATTCCGAAACCGTATTATTATTTGTCGGACGGGGTGCAAGCGATCCTGATGCTAATGGAGATGTTTATAAACTGGCTCGAATTCTTTGGGAAGGAAGCGGTTATTCAACCGTTGAAACTTGTTTTATTGGTATTACTCATCCCCGTTTAGAAGAAGGATTTCGTCGCGCTCGACTCTATCAACCCAAACGAATTATTGTCTTACCTTACTTCTTATTTACTGGGGTTTTAGTTAAAAAAATCTTTGATATAACAGCCCAACAACAGGAACAATATCCCGAAATTCAGATGACTTGTTTACCGGAAATGGGCATTCAACAGGAACTTTTACACCTCTTACGAGAACGGGAAATAGAAACCCAACTCGGAGAAGTTCAAATGAACTGTGAAATGTGCAAATTCCGGTTAGCTGCAATTTCAGGAAATCATCATGATCATGATGGTGGTCATGATCATCATCATCACCACCATCATGATCATGAACATCCCTCAGTTGATCCCTATGCCAAATTAGAAGATTATCATCAACGCATTTGGAATACACCTTAA
- a CDS encoding four helix bundle protein, producing the protein MEYTLIVSVCANFAGSGQKHRDEVDFIAQLNDGESEASETQTWIEFAIRCNYINTETDQELYESYNQVLGGVVNMINSPSPWLLKH; encoded by the coding sequence TTGGAATACACCTTAATTGTTTCTGTTTGTGCTAATTTTGCTGGATCAGGACAAAAGCATCGCGATGAAGTCGATTTTATTGCCCAGCTTAATGATGGTGAATCTGAAGCATCAGAAACCCAAACTTGGATTGAATTTGCTATTAGATGTAATTACATCAATACTGAAACCGATCAAGAACTTTATGAAAGTTATAATCAAGTCTTAGGAGGTGTTGTTAATATGATTAACAGCCCCTCTCCTTGGTTACTTAAACACTAA
- a CDS encoding energy-coupling factor transporter transmembrane component T family protein, which translates to MDLLRSLPIGLYLEQPITWLHRLDARVKLVWLMSFLVAPLLAHPVWRLVLVGLLILITLLARIPLRVWKRQMGWLLMFCGLLFVVSCIMPDGLAVDHQPRLPEQELTFDLLANKPEQQQTNQASNSSLTLPQPTSYRYVLFDQWPLEITRYSVDLGIRTSTLLFTLVYSTNLYLLTTASEEIAMALESLMEPLRGLKLPVTEIALTLTLSLRFFPLVLEEIQNLIRSVRTRAINWKKLGLKRTIQVWLTIAERLLQNLLLRAEQISSAMQVRGFTSPNQHRVEWHQLRFKRRDSIALVGLTLFWGVRLIWGGEL; encoded by the coding sequence ATGGACTTACTGCGATCGCTTCCCATTGGACTATATTTAGAACAACCGATTACTTGGTTACATCGTTTAGATGCCAGGGTTAAGTTAGTGTGGTTGATGAGCTTTTTAGTAGCTCCGCTTTTAGCACACCCTGTATGGAGATTAGTATTAGTCGGGTTGTTAATTTTAATCACCTTATTGGCTCGAATTCCGTTACGAGTGTGGAAGCGACAAATGGGGTGGTTACTGATGTTTTGTGGGTTACTTTTTGTGGTCAGTTGTATTATGCCCGATGGTTTAGCCGTAGACCATCAACCTCGACTTCCTGAACAGGAATTAACCTTTGATTTATTGGCAAATAAACCAGAGCAACAACAAACGAATCAAGCCTCTAACTCAAGCCTAACTTTACCTCAACCAACGTCCTATCGGTATGTGTTATTTGATCAATGGCCGTTAGAAATTACCCGTTATTCTGTAGACTTAGGAATCAGAACCAGTACCTTATTATTTACCCTCGTTTATAGTACAAATTTGTATTTGCTGACCACTGCTTCTGAAGAAATTGCAATGGCTTTAGAAAGTTTAATGGAGCCGTTACGAGGGTTAAAGTTACCCGTTACAGAAATTGCCTTAACCCTAACCCTATCGTTACGATTTTTTCCTTTAGTTTTAGAAGAAATTCAAAATTTAATCCGTTCCGTGCGAACTCGTGCTATTAATTGGAAAAAACTAGGGCTAAAACGAACCATTCAGGTTTGGTTAACCATTGCAGAACGACTTCTACAAAACTTATTATTACGCGCAGAACAAATTTCCAGTGCCATGCAAGTGCGAGGGTTCACCAGTCCGAACCAGCATCGGGTGGAATGGCATCAACTGCGCTTTAAACGTCGGGATAGTATCGCTCTGGTTGGCTTAACCTTGTTTTGGGGTGTGCGTTTAATTTGGGGCGGGGAACTTTAA
- the pipX gene encoding transcriptional coactivator PipX yields the protein MTTETYMNHPNFGLLFKICPVEDHQELFTTLYAQRLFFLVTQGPTGLKFEPISRSDAKLLVEIRLRMLRRTGQAEEYKKLQDVHHNTFQ from the coding sequence ATGACCACTGAAACTTACATGAACCATCCCAACTTCGGGTTATTGTTCAAAATATGCCCGGTTGAGGATCATCAAGAATTGTTCACAACCCTTTACGCCCAGCGCCTATTTTTCTTAGTGACACAGGGGCCAACGGGATTAAAATTTGAACCCATTAGCCGTTCTGATGCGAAACTTCTCGTCGAAATTCGCTTAAGAATGCTGCGCCGAACCGGACAAGCCGAGGAATATAAAAAACTCCAAGATGTCCATCACAATACGTTTCAATAA
- a CDS encoding YggS family pyridoxal phosphate-dependent enzyme, producing the protein MIDLITEQIIKIRASIPESVRLIAVTKTVSVEAMRIAYQAGIRDFAENRVQEAAEKYPQLQDLQDITWHLIGHLQTNKATKALQLFQWIQSIDSLKLALRLDRLAGELGYQPQVCLQVKILPDPNKFGWTIPELLAELPQLNQCQHLKIKGLMTIPCLGLSESETLGVFERTRELAETIQHQNWTNIEMQQLSMGMSEDYSLAIQKGATMIRLGRIIFGQRRN; encoded by the coding sequence ATGATTGATTTGATCACAGAACAAATTATTAAAATTCGAGCTTCTATTCCTGAGTCTGTGCGATTAATTGCGGTCACAAAAACGGTTTCCGTTGAAGCCATGCGGATAGCCTATCAAGCCGGAATTCGAGATTTTGCTGAAAATCGAGTCCAGGAAGCGGCTGAAAAATATCCTCAATTACAAGATCTTCAGGATATTACTTGGCATTTAATTGGTCATTTACAAACGAATAAAGCCACAAAAGCATTACAACTGTTTCAATGGATTCAATCTATCGATAGTTTAAAGTTAGCTTTGCGTTTAGATCGGTTAGCGGGAGAGTTGGGGTATCAGCCTCAAGTCTGCCTTCAGGTGAAGATTTTACCCGATCCGAATAAGTTTGGCTGGACTATCCCCGAACTCTTAGCAGAATTACCTCAATTAAACCAATGCCAACATCTTAAAATTAAAGGGTTAATGACCATTCCCTGTTTAGGATTAAGCGAGTCAGAAACCCTGGGTGTTTTTGAGCGCACCCGTGAGTTAGCAGAAACAATTCAACACCAGAATTGGACTAATATTGAGATGCAACAATTATCAATGGGAATGTCAGAAGACTATTCTCTAGCCATTCAAAAAGGTGCTACGATGATCCGACTAGGACGAATCATTTTTGGGCAGAGGAGGAATTAA
- a CDS encoding cell division protein SepF — protein MNRLFTRLKDFVGFNDSVEYDYEYDEMEGDRYPGNYPPPQEQPVPQPMVAEEPRASRRSQRSVGSMGSGVMSEVGMGSTMNNVIGMPGALNGISEVVVMEPRTFEEMPTAIRALKERKSVVLNLTLMDPDQAQRAVDFVAGGTFALDGHQERIGESIFLFTPSCVQVRTQGGNVVHEGIPQARNPRMAAPSAPVWQPERAQAIQ, from the coding sequence GTGAACAGACTTTTTACTAGACTAAAAGATTTTGTAGGGTTCAATGACTCTGTAGAATACGATTACGAATACGATGAAATGGAAGGGGATCGCTACCCGGGTAACTATCCCCCCCCACAGGAACAACCTGTCCCTCAACCGATGGTGGCAGAGGAACCTCGTGCATCTCGTCGTTCACAACGATCTGTTGGATCTATGGGTAGTGGTGTAATGTCTGAAGTTGGAATGGGATCAACCATGAATAATGTTATTGGAATGCCCGGTGCTCTGAATGGTATTTCTGAAGTGGTGGTGATGGAACCCCGCACCTTTGAAGAAATGCCGACCGCCATTCGCGCTCTCAAAGAACGCAAATCTGTGGTTTTAAACTTAACCTTAATGGATCCAGATCAAGCCCAAAGAGCCGTTGACTTTGTGGCTGGGGGCACCTTCGCCCTCGATGGTCATCAAGAACGCATTGGCGAAAGCATCTTCCTGTTTACCCCCAGTTGCGTTCAAGTCAGAACTCAAGGCGGTAACGTCGTCCACGAAGGAATTCCTCAAGCGCGTAACCCCCGCATGGCGGCTCCATCAGCCCCCGTTTGGCAACCGGAACGCGCTCAGGCTATTCAGTAA